The genomic stretch TAGCTGGGTTAAAAATTCGCAATGGTTTAGGATCCATACCACTAGAGGCACTCCATTGCCAACCACCATTATTGGCACTCAGGTCTCCATCCCATAACCGCTGCATAAAATACTTTTCGCCCCACTGCCAATTAATAATCAAATCCTTAGTCAGAAAACTAGCAACAATCATCCGACAGCGGTTATGCATCCATCCGGTTTCATTTAACTGCCTCATGGCCGCATCAACGATCGGGTAGCCAGTCTTGCCCTCACACCAAGCTTGAAAGAATTCTGGATTATTCTCCCAGGGAAAATCTTGGAATTTCTGGCGATAAGGCCCTTGTGCTAATTCTGGGAAGAAATACATGGCATGTTGGTAAAACTCCCGCCAAGCCAGTTCCTGTTTCCAGGTTTGGATACTTTGCCGAGCTTCATCACTGCGACTCAAGTTATAAGCATTCTGAGCCGCCTGCCAAACCGTGCGAATCCCAATCACACCAAACTTGAGAGCAGCACTAAGTTTCGAGGTACCATCCACCCCTGGGAAATTACGTTGTTCCTGATAATCCCCAATAGTGCGATCGCAAAATTCCTCCAGAATCTCTTGGGCTACCTTTTCCCCTGGTGGCACTAACAATTCATTCTCCCAGACATACCCCAAATTTATAGCGCTAGGTAAATCAATCACCCCTGCTGCCAAGGCATTCTCTTGTTCTATTTCCGTCAGGGATTCAACCCTAGTCAACGTTGCTACAGGTTGTGCCTTAGATTGACCTTGCCAATTTTTCCAGAAAGGAGTGTAGACACTATAGGGATTGCCAGACTTAGTGAAAATGTCTCCTGGTGCATGTAATAACTGATCCCAATAGTTATAGACAGCAATACCCTTTTCCTTCAACCCTGCTGCTACAGCTTGATCCCGTTCCTTAGAATAAGGTTCCACATCCCAATTCCAACAAACAGCCTTAGCCTCCAGAGCAGCAGCTAAATTAGGAATTCCTTGCCTAGGGTCTTGATGTAAGATTAATAGTTGACTACCAGCTTGTCTGTAACTTTGCTGCAATTGTTCTAAGCAGCCAATCATATAAGTTACTCTTGCTGGGGCAATATCATCCCGCTCTAGAATAATAGGGTCAAGGCAGAAAACACCAGCAAGCTTAGGACTGAGCTCAAAAGCAGCAGCTAGTCCCACATTGTCAGAAATCCGTAAATCACGGCGATGCCAGAAGAGAATCAGGTTACTCATTCAAGAACGGGCGAGCCATAAAAAAGCTGGAAATAGATTTAGCATCCACTGGCTCACCCTCCAAGATAGCTTGTTCTAACTCCTTTGGTGTCATTAAAACCACCTCTATATCCTCATCATCATCTTGCTTAGGAGGGGCTTCCAATTTCTCCAAATCCTGCGCCAGAAACGCATAAATGTACTCATCAGAATAGCCAGGAGCAAGGGGAAATTTCCCCAAAGATTTCCAGCTATGAGCGCGATAGCCAGTTTCTTCTTCTATCTCCCGTTTAATAGTTTCAGCTGGGTTTTCATGGGATTCTACCGTACCAGCAGGGAATTCCAAAAGACGCCCACTAACAGCAAACCGATATTGCCGTACTAGTACCAGTTTGCCATCGGGTGTTACCGGTACCGCCAAGGAACCACCAGGGTGACGGATACATTCCCATTGCCCTTCTGATTGATTAGGAAGACGTAGATTATTCACCTCAAAGCTAAATCGTCTTCCTTGGAAAAATAGGTGTTTTTTCAGGAGTTCTGGGGGTTCTTGACCAGGTAGCATAAAAAAATAAAGGATTAAAGATTAAGACAGTTTAGCCCTTGGAGGAGTTGTGCGATCGCAAATTCCGTCACTGATTCTATCCAATTCCGGCAATTTGTGCCAGGCAAGCACCAAAGCTCCCCCATGGGCTTTCACCTTTAGGCTAATGGTTACCGGATCTAGAGTAAGAGTGAGTGCTTTCCGGATGCCAGTTTTTTCAACTCCAGTTTTTTATACTGTTGTCCCATCTGTGTTTATCAGATAATTATACTAAAAAAAGCTGAAAGCCTACTAATTTTAGTTTAACCAAATACTCAAGGGGTTACAAGGGAGCTGTAAACTAGAGATAATAATGCTTTAAGCCAACCCTAAGCCCAAAAAATCTGGAGGTCTCTGTAGCCTCCCCCAAAGCAAATATGTTTCCTAAATTCTACCAGACGGTGTTGGAGACTGATCTGACTCCTGGCCAATATCTAACACTACAATTGTTAATTTTACTTTTACAAAATCATCTAAAGGTGCGCTTGACCCGTAATTAAATTCGCCACAGGTCGCACCTCAATGTGCGCTTGTCGGACTTAGCTGAACGATTTCCACAACCGATAAAATATCAGAGCCGAGTACGCAGTTTACAAAATTTTTTATATTTACCTCAATTGAGGGCAAAACTTTTGTGGTTTCCCATAATAAAGCAAATACTTAAACAAGAGTTTCGGATTCGTATCTCTAATCGAAAACAAATAAGACAATGTAAAAAGCTAAAGCTTATTCATCAAGGATATCTGCTATTAATTATTGACAGAACTCAATGGAAAGAGCGAAATTTAGCGATGCATCGCTTTTCTACGACTTTCAAATTTTATGGGAATTGATAAAATATTTGCTAATTTTTCTAAATTTACGTTTTTAATTGTCTGTACGAGACTAAGCAGAATTAAAAGGAATAAGTATTCTGACTTACTAAGTTGACTTTTTAAGTGGTTTTGGTAAAATGCAGGTAACATTTTCAATTGGTAGGTTTTGTTGCAAATAATCGACCTATCTTTTTTTTACTACAAAATGGTGAACACTTTACATTTAAAGCGTTTCAGGCTATTTCGTCACCCCTTCAGAGTCTTGTGGGAATTCCTTGTATTAGCGATTAATAAAAATTAACAAATAAAAATAATGAAATGCAGGTATAATAGCTTGTCGATTACTATTTCACTCAAAAAAAATGCTCAAATGAAATAGAGTACCCATAACTCGATGTCCCTTTGCTTTGAACAATTATGCATGTGTTGTGATGATTGGTTCAAGAACAAAAACTAAAAAAGAAGTCAACTAAATATGAAAGCAGATTCTATTATAACTTACAGACATCCAAGGTTAGAAGATGGACTTGAGGTTTATCATCTAATAAAAAAAAGCCCACCTTTAGATGTTAACTCCCAATACTATTATTATCTTATTTGTAGTGACTTTAAAAATACTTGTGTTGTTGCAGAATCTGAGCAGAAAATAATCGGTTTCATCTCTGGTTATTTAAAGCCCGAAAATTCGAAATGCCTGTTTATATGGCAGGTAGCCGTTGCCGAAAAAGCCAGAGGCAGAAAAGTTGCCACGAATATGTTAAAATGGCTAACCAAACAACCAAATTTTAGTGATATTCAAAGTTTAGAAACAACCATTTCACCGGCAAATAAATTATCACAAAATCTTTTTATGGGTTTTGCCGAGGAAAATAAAGCTAATTGCCAAACCAATTCATTTCTTGATGTTTCTCATTTTGATACAGAATCACACGATGCTGAGATTTTATATAAAATTTTTCCTCTTATCTTATCTTAAATTAAATTAAATTAAATAAAAAATAATTTATAAATTATGAATATTATAGAGTCTTTAGAGTCAAATGTTAGAAGTTATATTCGTTCTTTTCCTGCTGTTTTTGATATTGCTGAAGGTGCAGTAATTTATGATGAACAGGGAAATGAATATATTGATTTTTTTGCCGGAGCAGGGGTTTTGAATTATGGACATAATAATCCAAAAGTGATAAAAGCTTGGATAGAATATCTGCAAAACAATCGTATTGTACACTCACTAGACAAAGCAACTGTTGCCAAAAGTAATTTTCTGCAAAAGTTTTCAGATACTATTCTTGTACCCAGAAATCTTGAATATAAACTGCAATTTACTGGACCAACTGGTACTAATGCAGTTGAAGCAGCCTTGAAACTGGCTCGTATGGTCAAGAAGCGTTCTAATATCATTGCTTTTACCAATGGGTATCATGGTTTAACGATGGGATCACTTGCTATAACAGGCAATCAGTTTTATCATGATAAAGCTTATAGTCTCAGGATAAATGTAGATCATGTCCCTTTTGATGGCTATTTCGGCAAAGACGTTGACACGATTAACTATTTGCGAAAACTATTAATAGATCCCGGTAGTGGTATTGAGATACCCGCCGCAATAATTGTGGAAACTATACAGGGAGAAGGCGGTATTAATATTGCTAGTGAAACTTGGTTAAAAAAACTTCAGGCATTATGTCGTGAGTTGAATATATTATTTATTATTGACGATATACAAGTCGGTAATGGACGAACAGGTACCTTTTTTAGTTTTGAAAAAATTGGAATTCTGCCAGATATGATTTGTTTATCTAAATCTATTGGAGGTGGGCTACCAATGGCACTACTATTGATTCGTCCAGAACTTGATCAATGGCTTCCTGGAAAACATACAGGTACATTTAGAGGTAATAATTTGGCTTTTGTTGCTGCAACGGAGTTACTTTGTTATTGGGAAAACGATGATTTAAGCAAGGCTGTTGAATATAAATCTAAGATTATTCAAAAATCATTACAAAAACTTGCTGATGAATTGCCAGAATTACAAATGCAAGCTAGAGGTAGAGGTATGATTTGGGGACTAGAAATGCCGAAAGAAGGTTTTGCAAAACAAGTTTCCACCAGAGCATTTGAAAAAAAAATATTAGTGGAAACTTGTGGTAGCAACAGTCAAGTAGTTAAATTTTTACCGCCACTGATTATTGAAGAAGAGGTGTTAAATATAGGATTAAATAAATTATCAGAAGCGGTAAGAGAAGTTTTTGCTGAAAATTAGTCATACAACCCACATTCCGCAGGTTAGAGAGGATAACGATGGTATTTTCGAAGGATGAAACCAATAGCATCTTCAATTAGAGTACAAGATCTTGACCACTGTGGCATAGTGGCAGGCATCATTGACCAGATCGGGCTAGTGGAACAAATTAACCAGGAGTTGGGAACCCACTCCCAAGAGAAGCTCAGTGCATAAGTAGCGGTAAAAGCCATGATTATCAATGGTAAGGGCTTAGTCAGCGCTCCACTATACCTATTTGAAAAATTCTTTGAATGGCATTGCCACTGAACATCTTCGTCGGAGAGGGGATTAAACCACTGCTTCTCTTTGATGACCGTCTGTGTTTATTGGTTTACACTCTCGCCCAAAGAGCCTTACGCCAAGCTCTCGCCCGGACTAAGCAAACTATTAACAACCAATTGGGTAAGCCGACGGCTACCCCGACAATGCGGTGGGTATTTCAGTGCTTTCAGTCGATTCATTTAGTTATCCTAGGCGGAGTCGAGCAAATTGTCAACTTAACTCATGAGCATCACAGGATTCTTCAGTTTCTTGGTGCTCCCTGCCAAAAATATTATCTACTGGTGTGACAAACCTGCGGAATGTGGGATACAATATGTAATAATTAGTATATGTAAATAGGAAATACTATATGATTGTACGTCGCTTAAAAGAAATTCTTGGAACAAAGCGGGAAGTTAAAGCACCAAATGGCAACTGGACAAGTCGTCGTTTTTTATTAAAAGATGACCAAGTTGGCTTTTCTCTACATGATACTTTAATTCATGCTGGAACAGAAACTTATATTTGGTATAAACATCATCTCGAAGCTGTTTATTGTGTAGCTGGAAATGGAGAAATAGAAGACATAGAAACAGGTGAAATACATCCTATTTCAGATGGTACTTTGTATTTTTTGAACAAGCACGAAAGACATTATTTAAGAGCAACAGAAACCATGCGTATGATATGTGTATTTAATCCTCCTTTGACTGGAGAAGAGGTACATAATAAAGAAGGTTTTTATGAAATAATAAATAGTGAGTAAAGCTAATAAAATAATCAACTCCAACAGAGACTTTTTGATAGATGATAATTTATAGATAAATTATATTTGATTTATCTATAATAAATTAATGCTCTCTTGATGCAATAAATTCTGGTCTTGGTTTTGTGCCAGCATAGGGAGATATCAATTTATTGTATATACTATTGTAAACAAAGAAAAGATTATATCTAGGAAATGGTGATAAATTGTCAGATGAACCATGAATTATATTACAATCAAAAAATATTACCGAACCTGCTTTGGCTTTAAACGAAGTTATACCATGTTTCTTGATTATTTTGGTGATTGAGTCTTTTGTAGGTACGCCATATTCCTGTTTCTTTAAAGAGTGTTTATAATGAGCTTCTGGAGTTTTACCCGGACATTGAATAAAGTATTTATGAGAGCCTGGTACTAGTAGTAATGGACCATTAAACTCATTATTATCAGTA from Moorena sp. SIOASIH encodes the following:
- a CDS encoding NUDIX hydrolase translates to MLPGQEPPELLKKHLFFQGRRFSFEVNNLRLPNQSEGQWECIRHPGGSLAVPVTPDGKLVLVRQYRFAVSGRLLEFPAGTVESHENPAETIKREIEEETGYRAHSWKSLGKFPLAPGYSDEYIYAFLAQDLEKLEAPPKQDDDEDIEVVLMTPKELEQAILEGEPVDAKSISSFFMARPFLNE
- a CDS encoding ectoine synthase; this encodes MIVRRLKEILGTKREVKAPNGNWTSRRFLLKDDQVGFSLHDTLIHAGTETYIWYKHHLEAVYCVAGNGEIEDIETGEIHPISDGTLYFLNKHERHYLRATETMRMICVFNPPLTGEEVHNKEGFYEIINSE
- the ectA gene encoding diaminobutyrate acetyltransferase, yielding MKADSIITYRHPRLEDGLEVYHLIKKSPPLDVNSQYYYYLICSDFKNTCVVAESEQKIIGFISGYLKPENSKCLFIWQVAVAEKARGRKVATNMLKWLTKQPNFSDIQSLETTISPANKLSQNLFMGFAEENKANCQTNSFLDVSHFDTESHDAEILYKIFPLILS
- the ectB gene encoding diaminobutyrate--2-oxoglutarate transaminase gives rise to the protein MNIIESLESNVRSYIRSFPAVFDIAEGAVIYDEQGNEYIDFFAGAGVLNYGHNNPKVIKAWIEYLQNNRIVHSLDKATVAKSNFLQKFSDTILVPRNLEYKLQFTGPTGTNAVEAALKLARMVKKRSNIIAFTNGYHGLTMGSLAITGNQFYHDKAYSLRINVDHVPFDGYFGKDVDTINYLRKLLIDPGSGIEIPAAIIVETIQGEGGINIASETWLKKLQALCRELNILFIIDDIQVGNGRTGTFFSFEKIGILPDMICLSKSIGGGLPMALLLIRPELDQWLPGKHTGTFRGNNLAFVAATELLCYWENDDLSKAVEYKSKIIQKSLQKLADELPELQMQARGRGMIWGLEMPKEGFAKQVSTRAFEKKILVETCGSNSQVVKFLPPLIIEEEVLNIGLNKLSEAVREVFAEN
- a CDS encoding FAD-binding domain-containing protein — its product is MSNLILFWHRRDLRISDNVGLAAAFELSPKLAGVFCLDPIILERDDIAPARVTYMIGCLEQLQQSYRQAGSQLLILHQDPRQGIPNLAAALEAKAVCWNWDVEPYSKERDQAVAAGLKEKGIAVYNYWDQLLHAPGDIFTKSGNPYSVYTPFWKNWQGQSKAQPVATLTRVESLTEIEQENALAAGVIDLPSAINLGYVWENELLVPPGEKVAQEILEEFCDRTIGDYQEQRNFPGVDGTSKLSAALKFGVIGIRTVWQAAQNAYNLSRSDEARQSIQTWKQELAWREFYQHAMYFFPELAQGPYRQKFQDFPWENNPEFFQAWCEGKTGYPIVDAAMRQLNETGWMHNRCRMIVASFLTKDLIINWQWGEKYFMQRLWDGDLSANNGGWQWSASSGMDPKPLRIFNPASQAKKFDPDGEYIREWLPELSSVDTEYVVTGKIPESDREMCGYPAPIVDHNQQQRRFKELYKELP